The following proteins are encoded in a genomic region of Ooceraea biroi isolate clonal line C1 chromosome 14, Obir_v5.4, whole genome shotgun sequence:
- the LOC105286294 gene encoding uncharacterized protein LOC105286294 isoform X2, with product MMERTWRNIWKTAFILLLPLLLAGVRSEAPLVDSSALPLEHRSVYGAPAQYGPPAAHEENWPLASPDTPQIKHLQVQCEKTHMRVNIEFDRPFYGMIFSKGFYSDPHCVHLKPGTGHLSATFEIFLNSCGMSSSANHNVAAYGAPTPSGSYVENTIIVQYDPYVQEVWDQARKLRCTWYDFYEKAVTFRPFQVDMLHAVTANFLGDNLQCWMQIQVGKGPWASEVSGIVKIGQTMTMVLAIKDDENKFDMLVRNCVAHDGKRAPIQLVDQYGCVVRPKIMSRFQKIKNFGPSASVVSFAYFQAFKFPDSMNVHFQCVIQVCRYNCPEPKCGHPGLEYGAPAGGISHEYGAPVSQGLSSEYGAPPVPEYGVPPAYPDPRHPSGPAGAYSEPNPDVVPAPQAQTSSSSPSSTPGDATASSSPQSPQDNIHLPPPPLPGHPAAYQTVKRKGTAGTEELEGNLAILGGRPRSVEGFPAELRGARRRRHDEPHELEDDDSNIYRTVTLFSTHVYKRAAQEMTDVNTSRVIQVVAPGDVNFALGTTNSSNDTTVVIQNAASADPETICMSLPGFVGGLVMLLLVVVVASLVAAFLFVRVRAVDRKNAAMSGGYVHPAYATESCNVPNPEFVKVAN from the exons GGTGTACGAAGCGAGGCACCATTGGTTGACAGCAGCGCGTTGCCCCTGGAACACAGATCGGTGTATGGGGCCCCAGCTCAGTATGGTCCACCGGCCGCTCATGAGGAGAACTGGCCGCTGGCGTCACCGGACACCCCACAGATCAAGCACCTGCAGGTGCAGTGCGAGAAGACGCACATGCGCGTGAACATCGAGTTTGATCGGCCGTTCTACGGTATGATCTTCAGCAAGGGCTTCTACTCGGATCCACACTGCGTGCATCTGAAGCCCGGTACTGGCCACCTGAGCGCGACCTTCGAGATCTTCCTCAACTCGTGCGGCATGAGCTCGTCGGCGAACCACAACGTGGCGGCTTACGGCGCCCCGACGCCCTCCGGCAGCTACGTGGAGAACACGATCATCGTGCAGTACGATCCCTACGTGCAGGAGGTGTGGGATCAGGCGAGGAAGCTGCGCTGCACGTGGTACGACTTCTACGAGAAGGCGGTCACTTTCAGGCCGTTCCAGGTCGATATGTTGCATGCCGTTACCGCCAACTTCCTCGGTGACAACCTGCAGTGTTGGATGCAGATACAAGTGGGCAAGGGCCCTTGGGCCAGCGAGGTGTCCGGCATCGTGAAGATTGGGCAGACCATGACGATGGTACTGGCTATCAAGGACGACGAAAACAAGTTCGACATGCTGGTGAGGAACTGCGTCGCGCACGACGGCAAGAGGGCGCCGATTCAGCTGGTCGATCAATATGGTTGCGTAGTCAGGCCGAAGATCATGTCCAG ATTCCAAAAGATCAAGAACTTCGGCCCGAGCGCATCCGTAGTCAGTTTCGCCTACTTCCAAGCTTTCAAATTCCCCGACAGCATGAACGTCCACTTCCAGTGCGTGATTCAAGTCTGTCGATACAATTGCCCCGAGCCCAAGTGTGGGCATCCTGGTCTCGAGTACGGTGCACCTGCCGGCGGCATCTCTCACGAATATGGCGCACCGGTTTCGCAAGGTCTTTCTTCAGAGTACGGTGCTCCACCTGTGCCCGAATACGGCGTGCCACCGGCTTATCCTGATCCACGACATCCCAGTGGACCAGCTGGAGCGTATAG CGAACCAAATCCGGATGTAGTTCCGGCGCCGCAGGCACAGACCTCGTCCTCTTCACCCAGCTCGACGCCAGGCGACGCTACGGCGAGCAGCTCACCCCAAAGTCCCCAGGACAATATCCACCTCCCTCCACCTCCTTTACCCGGGCATCCGGCGGCGTACCAGACTGTGAAGCGAAAGGGTACCGCCGGCACGGAGGAGCTTGAGGGTAACCTAGCCATCCTCGGAGGTCGACCGAGGTCGGTCGAAGGTTTCCCGGCCGAACTCAGAGGCGCCAGAAGGCGAAGGCACGATGAGCCGCACGAGCTGGAAGACGATGATAGC aatatctaTCGCACGGTGACCCTGTTCTCCACCCACGTGTACAAGCGAGCGGCGCAGGAAATGACGGATGTGAACACCTCGAGAGTCATCCAGGTGGTCGCGCCGGGCGACGTTAACTTCGCGCTGGGCACGACGAACTCCAGCAACGACACCACCGTGGTCATACAGAACGCTGCGTCCGCCGATCCCGAGACGATCTGCATGAGCCTGCCGGGTTTCGTGGGTGGTCTGGTGATGCTGCTGCTGGTCGTCGTGGTGGCGTCCCTCGTCGCGGCCTTTCTCTTCGTCCGGGTACGCGCTGTCGATCGCAAGAACGCCGCGATGAGCGGCGGCTACGTACACCCGGCATACGCGACGGAGAGCTGCAACGTGCCGAATCCGGAATTCGTGAAGGTCGCCAACTGA
- the LOC105286294 gene encoding uncharacterized protein LOC105286294 isoform X1 → MLIKDNDSVVINFSDFSFYYREETHMMERTWRNIWKTAFILLLPLLLAGVRSEAPLVDSSALPLEHRSVYGAPAQYGPPAAHEENWPLASPDTPQIKHLQVQCEKTHMRVNIEFDRPFYGMIFSKGFYSDPHCVHLKPGTGHLSATFEIFLNSCGMSSSANHNVAAYGAPTPSGSYVENTIIVQYDPYVQEVWDQARKLRCTWYDFYEKAVTFRPFQVDMLHAVTANFLGDNLQCWMQIQVGKGPWASEVSGIVKIGQTMTMVLAIKDDENKFDMLVRNCVAHDGKRAPIQLVDQYGCVVRPKIMSRFQKIKNFGPSASVVSFAYFQAFKFPDSMNVHFQCVIQVCRYNCPEPKCGHPGLEYGAPAGGISHEYGAPVSQGLSSEYGAPPVPEYGVPPAYPDPRHPSGPAGAYSEPNPDVVPAPQAQTSSSSPSSTPGDATASSSPQSPQDNIHLPPPPLPGHPAAYQTVKRKGTAGTEELEGNLAILGGRPRSVEGFPAELRGARRRRHDEPHELEDDDSNIYRTVTLFSTHVYKRAAQEMTDVNTSRVIQVVAPGDVNFALGTTNSSNDTTVVIQNAASADPETICMSLPGFVGGLVMLLLVVVVASLVAAFLFVRVRAVDRKNAAMSGGYVHPAYATESCNVPNPEFVKVAN, encoded by the exons GGTGTACGAAGCGAGGCACCATTGGTTGACAGCAGCGCGTTGCCCCTGGAACACAGATCGGTGTATGGGGCCCCAGCTCAGTATGGTCCACCGGCCGCTCATGAGGAGAACTGGCCGCTGGCGTCACCGGACACCCCACAGATCAAGCACCTGCAGGTGCAGTGCGAGAAGACGCACATGCGCGTGAACATCGAGTTTGATCGGCCGTTCTACGGTATGATCTTCAGCAAGGGCTTCTACTCGGATCCACACTGCGTGCATCTGAAGCCCGGTACTGGCCACCTGAGCGCGACCTTCGAGATCTTCCTCAACTCGTGCGGCATGAGCTCGTCGGCGAACCACAACGTGGCGGCTTACGGCGCCCCGACGCCCTCCGGCAGCTACGTGGAGAACACGATCATCGTGCAGTACGATCCCTACGTGCAGGAGGTGTGGGATCAGGCGAGGAAGCTGCGCTGCACGTGGTACGACTTCTACGAGAAGGCGGTCACTTTCAGGCCGTTCCAGGTCGATATGTTGCATGCCGTTACCGCCAACTTCCTCGGTGACAACCTGCAGTGTTGGATGCAGATACAAGTGGGCAAGGGCCCTTGGGCCAGCGAGGTGTCCGGCATCGTGAAGATTGGGCAGACCATGACGATGGTACTGGCTATCAAGGACGACGAAAACAAGTTCGACATGCTGGTGAGGAACTGCGTCGCGCACGACGGCAAGAGGGCGCCGATTCAGCTGGTCGATCAATATGGTTGCGTAGTCAGGCCGAAGATCATGTCCAG ATTCCAAAAGATCAAGAACTTCGGCCCGAGCGCATCCGTAGTCAGTTTCGCCTACTTCCAAGCTTTCAAATTCCCCGACAGCATGAACGTCCACTTCCAGTGCGTGATTCAAGTCTGTCGATACAATTGCCCCGAGCCCAAGTGTGGGCATCCTGGTCTCGAGTACGGTGCACCTGCCGGCGGCATCTCTCACGAATATGGCGCACCGGTTTCGCAAGGTCTTTCTTCAGAGTACGGTGCTCCACCTGTGCCCGAATACGGCGTGCCACCGGCTTATCCTGATCCACGACATCCCAGTGGACCAGCTGGAGCGTATAG CGAACCAAATCCGGATGTAGTTCCGGCGCCGCAGGCACAGACCTCGTCCTCTTCACCCAGCTCGACGCCAGGCGACGCTACGGCGAGCAGCTCACCCCAAAGTCCCCAGGACAATATCCACCTCCCTCCACCTCCTTTACCCGGGCATCCGGCGGCGTACCAGACTGTGAAGCGAAAGGGTACCGCCGGCACGGAGGAGCTTGAGGGTAACCTAGCCATCCTCGGAGGTCGACCGAGGTCGGTCGAAGGTTTCCCGGCCGAACTCAGAGGCGCCAGAAGGCGAAGGCACGATGAGCCGCACGAGCTGGAAGACGATGATAGC aatatctaTCGCACGGTGACCCTGTTCTCCACCCACGTGTACAAGCGAGCGGCGCAGGAAATGACGGATGTGAACACCTCGAGAGTCATCCAGGTGGTCGCGCCGGGCGACGTTAACTTCGCGCTGGGCACGACGAACTCCAGCAACGACACCACCGTGGTCATACAGAACGCTGCGTCCGCCGATCCCGAGACGATCTGCATGAGCCTGCCGGGTTTCGTGGGTGGTCTGGTGATGCTGCTGCTGGTCGTCGTGGTGGCGTCCCTCGTCGCGGCCTTTCTCTTCGTCCGGGTACGCGCTGTCGATCGCAAGAACGCCGCGATGAGCGGCGGCTACGTACACCCGGCATACGCGACGGAGAGCTGCAACGTGCCGAATCCGGAATTCGTGAAGGTCGCCAACTGA